In the genome of Mucilaginibacter sp. 14171R-50, the window TTTTGACCATCATTTATTGAACGATTCTAAACAGCTTAGCGAAGAGGTAAGGTATCAGTTGCGTGTTGAAATAGAAGAAAAAGCCATTGCCCATGCCGTGGCGTGGTGCGACAATGCTGAAATAGATGAGATCAACATTCTGAATGCATCGTTCCTGGCCATGCACCGAGCAATTGATAAGCTGTTATGTATACCGCAATTTTTGATCATTGATGGTAACCGCTTTAACAAATACCAAGAGATACCGCACAAGTGTATTGTAGAGGGCGATGCCAAATATTTCAGTATAGCGGCAGCATCTATATTGGCCAAAACCTACCGGGACGACTATATGAAAAAAATAGCGTTAGAGCACCCCGAGTATGATTGGCATACCAACAAAGGCTACCCAACCATTAGCCACCGTAAAATGGTTTTAGAGCGCGGGCACACCCCTTACCACCGTAAAACTTTTAAAGTGACCGAACCGGGCGTATCTATTTTTGAAGAGTTAATTGATAAAGCTTAATGGGATTAATACCTTTGGCATAACCAATTATTTGCCCGGCTTGAGGATACTGATATTAACGCATCGTACACCATTTCCGCAAAATGGTGGCTACCCTATTGTAGTGGGTAATACCATAAAGGGGTTAGTCGCCCTCGGCCATCAAGTGTCGCTGATATCCCTAAA includes:
- a CDS encoding ribonuclease HII produces the protein MLLARYQQQYIEAGCDEAGRGCLAGPVFAAAVILPRDFDHHLLNDSKQLSEEVRYQLRVEIEEKAIAHAVAWCDNAEIDEINILNASFLAMHRAIDKLLCIPQFLIIDGNRFNKYQEIPHKCIVEGDAKYFSIAAASILAKTYRDDYMKKIALEHPEYDWHTNKGYPTISHRKMVLERGHTPYHRKTFKVTEPGVSIFEELIDKA